A region of the Camelina sativa cultivar DH55 unplaced genomic scaffold, Cs unpScaffold03084, whole genome shotgun sequence genome:
ATTCATCCTGATGACAAGGCATTTCCGGAGGATTCTGACGTCGGAAAGGACAAGATTTCGCCGTACTTGACGACGGATAAAGAGAGTTTCACAATTTGGATGAGATCTCTTGTGTTCCATAGCAAAGGCTGCACAGTTTATGATTCCAAAGGAAGCTTAATCTATCGAGTGGATAATTATAACTCCAAGAGTTGCAGTGAAGTTTACCTTATGGATTTATACGGCAAAGTCTTGTTTACTTTACGTCAAAAGGTAAATTTAATAAAGCATTTCATTGTTTTTATGTGtcttataaattttgtatatatatttttttaactcttttcttttcttgattatAGAAATTGAGATTATTCAAATCTTGGGAAGGATATAACTCAACCGGGACAAGATTTCGAGTAAGTAAGAACTTCAAGATTTCATCAAGagattcatcttcatcatacaATGTTGTCATGGGATCGCGAC
Encoded here:
- the LOC104774481 gene encoding protein LURP-one-related 2-like — its product is HPDDKAFPEDSDVGKDKISPYLTTDKESFTIWMRSLVFHSKGCTVYDSKGSLIYRVDNYNSKSCSEVYLMDLYGKVLFTLRQKKLRLFKSWEGYNSTGTRFRVSKNFKISSRDSSSSYNVVMGSRQTDGDQPSCYKIVNRRSDFTIEDGSGRLMAQVQKKQSDIKGLDLGKDVLTTMVEPQVDHSLIMGIVIAYSLLKCKL